One window of Natrinema sp. SYSU A 869 genomic DNA carries:
- a CDS encoding NAD(P)H-binding protein yields MNVLVLGASGRIGQRITNELLKHSHEVTGVSRSGEINTINDPDFKAVAGDATDPDEIAELVEGHDAVASALGPSGEESVEILPEMAEALIEGIRQTDVDRFVWTGGAGGLNVGSDIKLIETDEFPDELVPLAEAHIDAFEIIRGVDDLQWSYIAPPAQIEPGERMGEYRTSEGQLVASEDGESYISMEDFAIAFVDELENDDAIHTQLAVGY; encoded by the coding sequence ATGAATGTACTAGTACTCGGTGCAAGCGGGCGAATCGGCCAACGAATTACAAACGAACTCCTCAAACATAGCCACGAGGTGACTGGTGTCTCCCGAAGCGGTGAAATCAACACAATCAACGACCCAGACTTCAAGGCAGTCGCTGGTGATGCGACCGACCCCGATGAGATCGCGGAACTCGTTGAGGGCCACGACGCCGTCGCATCGGCGCTTGGCCCATCTGGAGAGGAAAGTGTCGAAATTCTTCCTGAGATGGCGGAGGCACTTATTGAAGGGATCCGACAGACAGACGTTGATCGGTTTGTCTGGACGGGCGGTGCGGGCGGTCTGAACGTCGGATCGGATATAAAGCTCATCGAAACTGACGAGTTCCCAGACGAACTTGTGCCGCTCGCAGAGGCGCATATTGACGCCTTTGAAATTATTCGCGGTGTTGATGATCTCCAGTGGTCGTATATCGCGCCACCGGCACAGATTGAGCCGGGGGAACGAATGGGTGAGTACCGAACGTCGGAAGGACAACTCGTCGCCAGCGAGGACGGAGAAAGTTACATCTCAATGGAGGACTTCGCTATCGCCTTCGTTGACGAACTCGAAAACGACGACGCGATTCACACACAGCTTGCTGTCGGCTACTAA
- a CDS encoding type 1 glutamine amidotransferase: MDSLDLYVVRNEVDSECEYHCDALAAQFPTTAEIDFVAGERVPLDEADGIVLTGSTAAVYESDCRSWIADQEGLVRELIDREIPTLGVCFGHQVVNSALGGTVEEVGTTATLVEATLADDPLFDGVDPVVVSLHSDVVTDPGKDMEIIASADHARVFGTRHRIAPLWTVQFHPEITASHRDNLVNDFGWKSERFSFEDVTAGRLFENFVSLAIDETM, from the coding sequence ATGGATTCGTTGGATTTGTACGTAGTTCGCAATGAGGTCGATTCGGAGTGTGAGTACCACTGCGATGCATTGGCAGCGCAGTTTCCCACCACTGCGGAAATCGATTTCGTGGCAGGTGAACGTGTCCCCCTCGACGAGGCGGATGGCATCGTCTTGACCGGTAGCACAGCTGCCGTCTACGAATCCGACTGTCGTTCATGGATCGCCGATCAGGAGGGCCTTGTCCGCGAACTCATCGATCGAGAGATTCCGACCCTCGGTGTCTGTTTCGGCCATCAAGTGGTCAATTCGGCCCTCGGTGGCACTGTCGAAGAAGTCGGAACAACTGCGACGCTTGTAGAGGCGACTCTGGCCGACGACCCACTGTTTGACGGTGTCGATCCAGTCGTCGTCTCCCTTCATAGTGACGTTGTGACGGACCCGGGGAAAGACATGGAGATCATCGCGTCAGCCGATCACGCTCGCGTGTTCGGGACTCGTCACCGGATCGCACCATTGTGGACTGTTCAGTTTCATCCGGAGATCACAGCCTCACACCGTGACAACCTCGTCAACGACTTCGGATGGAAATCGGAACGGTTCTCGTTCGAGGACGTGACCGCAGGACGGCTCTTTGAGAATTTTGTGAGTCTCGCTATTGATGAAACAATGTAA
- a CDS encoding helix-turn-helix domain-containing protein yields MSSDSSLKAKYDSCPVLKTLEEVGSRWRMSVIHVLREGDLRFNEIKRATNANSQTLSRVLDDLKEKEYVERRVEEESPVAVYYSLTPKGEDLLSAFDEIYEWGEKWLDSENK; encoded by the coding sequence ATGTCATCGGACTCGTCCCTCAAAGCAAAATACGATAGTTGCCCCGTTCTCAAGACCCTCGAAGAAGTCGGTTCTCGGTGGCGAATGTCCGTAATTCACGTCCTCCGAGAGGGTGATCTCCGATTTAATGAGATCAAGCGAGCGACGAATGCGAACTCACAAACATTGTCTCGTGTGCTGGATGATCTCAAAGAGAAAGAATACGTCGAACGTCGAGTGGAAGAAGAAAGTCCAGTCGCGGTCTATTATTCGTTGACACCAAAGGGTGAAGATCTCCTCTCTGCGTTCGACGAAATTTATGAGTGGGGCGAAAAATGGCTTGACAGCGAAAACAAGTGA
- a CDS encoding helix-turn-helix domain-containing protein translates to MTELSELGLSSYEEKVYRALLVTGAVTATELSDISDVPKGRIYDVLNGLEARKLIRTQSNDPKQYVAVQPETVVERLLAERTYELTQEWNRYQERAETVRSSLLPTPPTESSFWHGSLGSDEMSTAFQQHMRTAEDFVHAVIGTPYENSTWETFQTEIEALFEGANSGVTVDLLLSEKVVTELPDRFPRLIDKRSVDVTVRTIPDVVLSFDVIDQVETTIDLPHPVSGDDRIGVVGIKDSKVVKEFERYFQQLWANGDPLL, encoded by the coding sequence ATGACAGAGTTGAGCGAACTGGGACTCTCCAGTTACGAGGAGAAGGTATATCGGGCGCTGCTGGTAACAGGAGCAGTAACTGCGACCGAACTATCCGATATTAGTGATGTTCCGAAAGGCCGTATTTATGATGTGCTCAACGGCCTTGAAGCTCGCAAACTGATCCGGACGCAATCAAACGATCCAAAACAATACGTCGCTGTACAGCCAGAGACCGTCGTTGAGAGACTTCTAGCTGAGAGGACATACGAACTGACTCAAGAGTGGAATCGTTATCAAGAGAGAGCTGAAACGGTCCGTTCGAGCCTTCTGCCGACACCACCTACCGAGAGTAGTTTCTGGCACGGATCACTCGGGAGTGACGAGATGAGCACGGCTTTTCAGCAACACATGCGGACTGCGGAGGATTTCGTTCATGCAGTCATTGGTACGCCCTATGAGAATTCCACATGGGAGACGTTCCAAACCGAAATTGAGGCCCTTTTCGAGGGCGCTAACTCAGGTGTCACAGTTGATCTACTGCTTAGTGAAAAGGTAGTCACCGAACTTCCTGATAGATTCCCGCGTCTAATTGACAAGCGATCGGTCGATGTGACTGTCAGAACTATTCCTGATGTCGTACTCTCCTTCGATGTGATCGATCAAGTAGAGACGACAATTGACCTCCCACATCCAGTATCCGGTGACGATCGGATTGGAGTAGTCGGAATTAAAGATTCGAAGGTGGTCAAAGAGTTTGAGAGATACTTCCAACAACTGTGGGCCAATGGTGATCCTCTCCTTTAG
- a CDS encoding digeranylgeranylglycerophospholipid reductase: MNYRYDVIIAGAGPAGTQCARDLAERGYDVVVLETEVEDEFPAQSNKSTGGTFASMMTSFGIPDDVVMHATDSVVLESPNNYLVQDQPGFVLEFAEFKEFLIEDSRNKGAEYRFDARVRDPIVKDGDVVGVRYNGDEEIYAEIIIDATGPAAPLAKSLGVVNLERTNHAIGIEYQFEGINLNHPEYADLTNAMMLGLDHEYAPGGYSWIFHTGEDTAKVGVCFIQNERYREHTTQDRTVDGYLEHWLDTDPRFENAKRVPDTQVRGSAHIQPPGSMSTTSFMAIGDTVPSIDPVWGEGVYKCMKSARAAAMTVDRCLTGSVDTSTRAMAVYDDLWHEQVASRQERRLMMTKLLYLAPNERYDQLMRDLNEVSGDSLSAINNGSIREIAKLFSPSDLPLLWKYWRET; encoded by the coding sequence ATGAACTATCGCTACGATGTGATAATCGCTGGTGCGGGCCCAGCAGGGACGCAGTGTGCACGAGATCTAGCCGAGCGTGGCTACGATGTGGTCGTTTTAGAGACCGAAGTAGAGGACGAGTTCCCGGCACAGAGCAACAAATCCACAGGCGGCACCTTCGCATCAATGATGACCTCCTTCGGTATCCCCGACGACGTGGTCATGCACGCGACTGATTCAGTAGTTCTTGAATCACCTAACAATTATCTCGTCCAAGATCAGCCGGGATTCGTTCTGGAATTTGCCGAATTCAAAGAATTCCTCATCGAGGACAGCCGTAATAAAGGGGCAGAATATCGCTTTGACGCCCGTGTAAGAGACCCGATCGTCAAAGATGGGGATGTCGTTGGCGTCCGATACAATGGTGACGAGGAGATTTACGCAGAGATCATCATCGATGCCACAGGACCAGCAGCACCGTTGGCCAAAAGCCTGGGTGTCGTCAATCTTGAGCGCACAAATCACGCGATTGGAATCGAGTACCAATTTGAGGGAATCAACCTTAACCACCCTGAGTATGCTGATCTTACTAATGCTATGATGCTAGGCCTAGATCACGAGTACGCTCCTGGGGGATATTCCTGGATCTTCCACACTGGTGAGGATACAGCAAAAGTCGGTGTTTGTTTCATTCAAAACGAGCGTTATCGAGAGCACACTACCCAAGATCGAACTGTAGACGGCTACCTCGAGCACTGGCTTGATACTGATCCACGCTTCGAGAACGCCAAACGAGTTCCGGATACACAGGTTCGTGGCTCAGCACATATCCAGCCGCCAGGGTCAATGAGTACTACGTCATTTATGGCGATTGGCGATACAGTCCCATCGATCGATCCCGTATGGGGTGAAGGTGTGTATAAGTGTATGAAGTCGGCTCGTGCAGCCGCGATGACTGTCGATCGCTGTCTCACTGGCTCGGTGGATACATCTACGAGAGCGATGGCCGTCTACGACGACCTCTGGCATGAGCAGGTCGCATCCCGACAAGAACGCCGTCTGATGATGACCAAGCTGCTGTATCTCGCACCAAATGAACGGTACGATCAGCTCATGCGGGATCTAAACGAGGTCAGCGGAGACTCCCTCTCAGCAATTAACAACGGAAGTATACGCGAGATCGCTAAGTTATTTTCTCCCAGTGACTTGCCTCTTCTCTGGAAATACTGGAGAGAAACGTGA